The Lactuca sativa cultivar Salinas chromosome 2, Lsat_Salinas_v11, whole genome shotgun sequence genome includes a window with the following:
- the LOC111888457 gene encoding scarecrow-like protein 8 — MSSGFSGGFPDFFNANGGGVSNVSGRSMSMMNVNRSNYNQQVNYRSPLAGILSDSLSPVGGSRSDFDGKRSLAEFQQQHQLRQQAAVYMRNVKPRAYNQQTDFLSSPEVSSVSSISSSSVSRYGGQIPQQLRPNFNGVMSNYQINDYSPAKQLPKNQEMETKMLNRLQELEKELLLDDDDGEHDAVSVITDTEWSETIQKLLNPLQAQNPDNTVAPSPTTSSTSSSASSSATVSPKQFISDAAEAITDGKSEIAMELITRINQFSNALGTPEQRLGFHMASALRSRVSVNSTAEEQSSPATELYRKEHILSTQLLYDKSPCFKIAFMAANNVILQALLGSGRPERRIHVVDFDVGHGLQYVYLLHEIAAARKIDGVIPISLKLTTFKDFGNGGSERLKLVGDGLRSLSNKLGVLFYYNVLDFKLSDLNKQGLTIENEEVLAVNFAFKLSKLPDESVTTENLRDEVLRRVKDLSPAVVTVVEQELNANTASFTARVNDLFSYYTSFLNSLEATIPRTNPERVKIEEGLSRRIFNSVACEGRDRVERCEVFGKWRARLRMAGFDSKPVSQLTAESLKSKLNSWTRGNLGFTVKEDSGGISFGWMGRPLTVVSAWH; from the coding sequence ATGTCGTCTGGGTTTTCCGGCGGGTTTCCAGATTTCTTCAATGCGAACGGAGGCGGTGTAAGCAACGTATCCGGAAGATCTATGTCCATGATGAATGTTAACAGAAGTAATTACAACCAGCAAGTGAATTACAGGTCTCCGTTAGCTGGTATTCTCTCCGATTCCTTGTCGCCGGTCGGTGGGTCACGATCTGACTTTGATGGAAAGCGATCGTTGGCAGAATTCCAACAGCAACACCAGCTCCGGCAACAAGCTGCGGTTTACATGAGAAACGTGAAACCAAGGGCGTATAATCAACAGACGGATTTCTTATCTTCGCCGGAAGTTTCTTCGGTTTCTAGTATCTCCTCGTCGTCTGTTTCTAGATACGGTGGTCAGATTCCTCAACAACTCCGGCCAAACTTCAACGGCGTCATGAGTAATTATCAGATTAACGATTACTCTCCTGCAAAACAACTGCCGAAGAATCAAGAAATGGAGACAAAGATGTTGAATCGTTTACAAGAACTAGAGAAAGAGCTTTTGTTAGACGATGACGACGGAGAACACGACGCTGTTTCGGTGATTACAGACACCGAGTGGTCCGAAACGATTCAGAAGTTACTGAATCCTCTTCAGGCACAAAATCCAGATAATACCGTTGCACCTTCTCCAACGACGTCGTCCACGTCATCATCTGCATCGTCGTCAGCGACAGTTTCTCCGAAGCAGTTCATATCAGACGCCGCCGAGGCAATAACAGACGGGAAATCAGAGATTGCGATGGAGCTAATCACGCGCATTAACCAATTTTCCAACGCGCTTGGAACTCCTGAACAACGCTTGGGTTTTCATATGGCGTCTGCTCTCCGATCGCGCGTGAGCGTGAACTCCACGGCGGAGGAACAGTCCTCCCCAGCCACGGAGTTGTACCGAAAAGAGCATATTTTGTCAACGCAATTGCTGTACGACAAATCGCCGTGTTTCAAGATAGCTTTCATGGCGGCGAATAATGTCATCCTGCAAGCTTTATTGGGTTCGGGTAGACCCGAGAGAAGGATCCATGTGGTCGATTTTGATGTTGGTCATGGGCTTCAGTACGTGTACTTACTTCACGAGATTGCCGCGGCGCGTAAGATTGACGGAGTGATTCCCATTTCGTTAAAGCTCACAACTTTTAAAGATTTCGGTAATGGGGGTTCTGAAAGACTGAAGCTTGTTGGTGATGGACTCAGATCACTTTCTAACAAATTGGGTGTTTTGTTTTATTATAATGTTTTGGATTTCAAATTATCCGATCTCAACAAGCAAGGTTTAACGATTGAAAACGAGGAGGTTTTGGCCGTAAATTTCGCTTTCAAGTTGAGTAAGTTGCCGGACGAGAGCGTGACGACTGAGAATCTGAGAGACGAGGTGCTCCGACGGGTGAAAGACTTATCACCGGCGGTGGTGACGGTAGTGGAACAGGAACTGAACGCGAACACCGCTTCCTTCACGGCGCGTGTAAACGACTTGTTTAGTTATTACACCTCCTTTTTAAATTCGTTAGAAGCGACGATTCCAAGGACCAACCCAGAGCGAGTCAAGATTGAGGAGGGACTGAGTCGGAGAATTTTTAACTCGGTTGCGTGCGAAGGGAGGGACCGTGTTGAAAGATGCGAAGTGTTCGGCAAATGGCGGGCCCGGTTGAGGATGGCCGGGTTTGATTCAAAACCAGTGAGTCAACTCACCGCCGAGTCGCTTAAGTCAAAGCTGAATTCATGGACACGTGGCAACCTGGGTTTTACTGTAAAAGAAGATTCCGGTGGGATTAGCTTTGGGTGGATGGGACGGCCACTTACCGTCGTCTCTGCTTGGCATTAG